The DNA window AAATGAACtgacacacctatggtcaattaatgtacaacacaggagacaggaatATGCAATAGAGAAAATGCAGTTatcttcaataagtagtgctaGGAAAACATGACAgccacatataaaagaatgaaatcagaagattctctaacaccatacacaaaaataaactcaaaatgtaagaccgatactataaaactcttaaaggaaaatttagccagaacattctttgacataaattacagtCTTTTTTGACTTGATCCACCTCCTACAgcaatgaatattaaaaacaaaaataaacaaatgggacctaagtaaacctaaaaacttttgcacagcaaaggaaaccataaacaaaatgagaaaacaacccactgaatgggagaaaatatttacaaatgatgtgactgacaggGATTaacctctaaaatatacaaatagacacatgtaccccagtgttcattgcagcactgtttataatagccaggacatggaaacaacctagatgtccatcagcagatgaatgggtaagaaagctgtggtacacatacataatggagtattactcagccattaaaaagaatacatttgaatcagttctaatgagatggatgaaactggagccaattatacagagtgaagtaactcagaaagaaaaacaccaatacagtatactaacacatatgtatggaatttagaaagatggcaatgatgaccctgtatgcaagacagcaaaagagacacagatgtgtagagcggacttttggactcagagggagagggagacagtgggatgatttgggagaatggcattgaaacatgtatactatcatgtaagaaacgaatcgccagtctatgtccaatgcaggatacagcatgcttggggctggtgcacggggatgacccagagagatgttatggggagggaggtgggaggagggttcatgttcgggaacgcatgtacacccgtggtggattcatgtccatgtatggcaaaaccaatacagtattgtaaagtaaaacaaagtaaaaataaaaattttaaaaattaaaataaataaataaataaaataaaatatacaaatagctcatgcacCTTAATATCAAAAAACagcctaatcaaaaaatgggtagaagagctaaatagacgtttctccaaagaaaacatacagatggacaaaaagcacatgaagagatgctcaatgaagctaattagagaaatgcaaatcaaaacaacaaggaggtatatcaccttacaccagtcagaatgaccatcattaaaaagtctacaagaaataaatgctggggagggtgtagagaaaagagaaccctcctacattggGGGTAGGACTGTatattggtatagccactataggttccttaaaaaactaaaaatagaactatcatatgatccagggatcccactcatgggcatataactatccagagaaaaccataattcaaaaagatacattcatcCTAATGtacattgcagcactgtttattaatacaatagccaagacatgggagcaacctaaatgtccagtgagagaggaatggataaagacgtggtactgtatataatggaatattactttgccacactaaagaatgaaataatgccattcacagcaacatggatggacatagagaagtaagtcacacagagaaaaacaaatatcatgatatcaattatatgtgggatctaaaaagaaatgagacaaattgatttacaaaacagaaacagacacacagactaagaaaataaacttatggttaccacagGGGAAAgtaggggggagggataaattaggagtttgagattaccctatatacactactatatattaaaacagataatcaacaaggacctattctATAGTACAGGAAACTTAATAGTCTATAATActctaaatgaaaaagaatctgataaagaatgtgtgtgtatatatacatatatataactgactcactttgaatcactttgctgtacatctgaaactaatataacattgtaaatcaactataaaaatttttttaaagaaataactaaaaaaattatgtttacaaaAAGCCTGTGTGAAAATGCTTATAGCATAAAAAATCTTATAATATAAAACTCTAATTACACTTATGTTTGTTTCTCAGTTtgacctttctctccctctctgtagCTATTCAGTTTAGGTTTTTGTTTAGCATTGTCTTTGAAAAGAAATGACTGCTCACTAGAGGGATTAAACAGCAGCAAATCTAAGATTTATTGGTCATGACTGGGTCAGGCTCACTTTTCTGCAGAACTCTTAGATCCATACAAATTAGAACAGGAGAACATGCAAAAATaatatctttttcaatttcaGGAATTAAccattattttcttataatagtgaaatattttatttttaaattgcatgtgTACACAAATATCAGAAGTATCTTTTCCCAGAAATGGATAACTACATAATGAATTCTTCCTACAATCtgcttttgttttcacttttaaatcAAGCTTAAAGAATCAATTTCTAATTTAAATGCTTGTCTAAAATttcagttccctggagaaggaaatggcaacccactccagtattcatgcctggaaaatcccatggactgaggagcctggtgggctacagcccatggggtcgcaaagagtcggacacgactgagcgacttcacttcacttcacttcaaaatttcaattagaactggaaatgaTTGCACCATGAATTATTCCCATTAACAATTTTTATATACCAGACTAACCTTCTAATGTTAAGTGGATTCTGATTTTAGCTGctgtaaaatgtatttttgttcttAATGAGAGAATCTCCAGATTAACAGCCATCCAAGCTGAGCTCCCAAAATACTTTGCAAAACTGATGCGCTAACATTTGagcattgtttaaaataaaacagatcagCTCAACCCACCCTTTTAACAAAAAATTTTCTGTGGTATATACTGTACCTCCTTAGGGCAAATAAGGTATAATACTCAAGGAGGGTGATATGAGTAGTAGGGATAGGAGTGCTTGAAGAGAAATTGGAaaaatttaaagaggaaaaagcagTTATCTTCCTCACTTCCTGACACTGCAAGGAAAATTTTCATGGTGTGTTTtagtaagaaaatagaaaatgcatGGAATATAAAGcttaaaagtaattatttatgATAAGGGATATATAAGTAATCATGGTTAtctgaataccagaccaccttacctccctcctgagaaacctgtatgcaggtcaagaagcaacagttagaaccagacacagagcagcagactggttccaaatcgggaaaggagtacgtcaaggctgtatattgtcaccctgcttatttaacttatatgcagagtacatcatgcgacatgctgggctggatgaagcacaagctggaatcaagattgctgggagaaatatcattaacctcagatatgcagatgacaccacacatggcagaaagcaaagaactaaagagcctcttgatgaaagtgaaaaaggagagtgaaaaagttggcttaaaactcaacattcagaaaaccaaaatcttggcatctagccccatcacttcatggcaaaagatggcaaaacaatgaaaacagtgagagattttattttcttgggcttcaaaatcactgcagatggtgacagcaggcaagaaattaaaagacacttgctcctcggaagaaaagctatgaccaacctagatagcatattaacaagcagagacattactttgccaacaaaggtccgtctagtcaaagctatggtttttccagtagtcatgtatggatgtgagagttggactataaagaaagctgagcactgaagaattgatgcttttgaactgtggtgttggagaagactttgagagtcccttggactgcaaggagatccaaccagtccatcctaaaggaaatcagtcctgaatataaattggaaggactgatgctgaagctgaaactgtaatactttggccacctgctgggaagaactgactcattggaaaagaccctgatgctgggaaagattgaaggcaggaggagaaggggatgacagaggatgagatgtttggatggcatcacccactcaatggacatgagtttcagcaagctcagggagttggtgatggacagggaagcctggcgttctgcagtccatggggttgcaaagagttggacacaactgagtgactgaactgaactggtataaATAATGccaaaccattttttttcttccctctttgataaatacaaaaatggaatatgttattataaaattatttataattataaattatataatatataaataatataaattttaagaaagaaaatgcactggaaaAGCAGATTACTAACTCTGTGCTCAGATTCAAATATGTATAACCATACTTTCGTCTTTTATTTTGTTCAGCTGGAAAGGCAGCTAATAATGCAGAATGAaatgagagaaagacaaatggctATGCAGATTGCTTGGTCTCGGGAATTCCTCAAATATTTTGGAACTTTTTTTGGCATTACAGCAGTCTCTCTAACAGCTGGGTatgtttactatttattttaaaattttcttccatttctttttgtcttgCCATGATTATATTAGTAAGTTGGCCAAATAGGACTTTGACGTAAATAGTCTAACACATGTATGTCAACAAAGTAACTCTTATAGCTTAGTGCTTGGGGGTAACTCTGTAGAACAAGGATAGTAATAGTTAATTCTGCCTTTAGTTTCTTAGATTTCTCCTGTACCTTTCTTCATTTTACAATATAAATAAGGGAGAGGATTGACTTTACGCTAAGCTAGAAGGTCTCTACAAATTCATCTCACAATCCCTAagggataaatatcaatacttACATATTTCAAAATGAGTAATATGAGCCCCAACATCAAATAAAGATGAACAAATCATAGGCTCATACACCCTACCAGAGAACTGCAGAATCTGCTGAGGAATTATGAATAAGGAAATCCTATCTCCATAGAGAATTAAGACCTTCTGAAATGTAGGATATTCTTCCAAAAAgcaggtaacttttttttttaattgagtacaGAGATATGTATTTAcaggtttttcttttatattaattattttttgttcCTGAATCAGAGCAATTAAAGGGAAGAAGCCCGTCCTCATCTTCCCTATGGTTCCATTAGGCTTTGTCCTTGCCTACCAGTATGACATGGGCTATGGAACCCTTATACACAGAATGAAAGGTAAGTCTTTGGTAAACCAGAGTCTCAATTTCTGATTCATTTTTCGGTTCAAGGATCTAGTCCTCCCAACTCTCCCTGAACTACCATTGACCAACATTTCTGTCCCCTCTTACACAGCTCACAAGAGCCAACTGTCAAATGTTTAGGAATTTTGTAAGCTGTTTGTTAAATAcagtcattattaaaaattaaatgatataaactaacacaacattgtaaatcagctatactcaaaaaaaattaaagtacataAACTTACAATTCaataaattacagaaaataaatagTTTGAATTATATAAGAAACATTAATACATACTCAGAGCTTATCAGTCTCTAATTTTACTATTATCTATACTCTGAAGTTATGTATATCTCTTGAAGTTATGTATATCTACTGTATCTGTATGGTGGAAATGCAGGTACAGTATACAGACCCAATAAAATACAGATGCAACTCTGACTTCCTTGCCATCCCACTGGCATGTCAGCTTAAAGTTGGTCATGGTGGGAGtgtttacaccatggaaatcTGCAAATCCCAAATTAAGGCTTGACCTATTTTGTTGATTGTGGTTGATAAACTGTAGTCTACAGGCTGGCCacctatttttgaaaataaagttctaTTGGAACACAGACGTGCCCATTCATTTCTACTTTTCCATTTCCATGTCAGAGACGACTCACTGAAACAGATATGAAAGTGCCCACAAGCCTAAGATGTTTCCTGTCTGGCCTTTTAAGAAATTTTGCCAACCCATGgtctagacttaaaaaaaatgatgaagaaaatgttaataatgtaTATTAATCTTAAAAGTGTACTGCAGAGCCATCATATTGTGaatgacattaaaaaatttaggaagtgttctaatattttaaaactattatctGATTCAACAAAGTTCACAGCATTCTCAAACAAGTTCCAACATTTGTCCTTGTTTCAGTTTTGTCCTCCttattaacataaataaaaacagCAGCCATCATTCATGTTGAATTATACTCTGTCATCAACTGTTATAGGTGAGCTATGGGTAAAAGAGTTCAGCAACAATCAATAAAAACATTCTTTAAGGATCAATTTGCTATATGGAATTCATGATAAAGAGTATTGTACgtgttattatttataaattatgtgcTTATTTTCATATAAGCAAAATTTATAATAAGCTATGTACATAATAAGCTTATACAcatgttttgttgttttgggaAGCGTGTTGTTAAATATTCACCAGTACCGTGCTGCTTTCACACTGAACTCTGGCTCTCACTGCCCTAGAAAATAGCACGGCTGACACAGATGCTGTTCCTGACCCAGAAAGACAGGGCTTCCCATCAGTTCAGGATATCTGTGTCTTTGATTCCCACCACCACATACTGCTCATGAGGATAACTATTTCCCTACTCCTGAAGCCTTCAGCCCAGAGCATACTGGAAACAGTGTTTCCCAAGCCTGCATTTTTGGCATCCTGTTCTCTCCTGAGCTGTAGGCTCATGACTATCCCTGAGGCTCTGTAGGGACCAATATGGTATGGGAAAGGAGAAGGTGCAGATTCCTCTGTAGGTATTGGAAGTGGGGAGTAAAACATTTCATTCACAGACTTAGGAAGATAGAGGGATTACATGTTCTTTAAAATTCCCATTTGACAGAGACAATAACTGCAAAagaaacaactgataaaggattaatctccaaaatatataagcagctcatggagctcaataccagaaagacaaacaacccaatcaaaaactggtaggaagaactaaatagacatctatccaaagaagacatacagatggccaacaaactaatgaaaagatgctcaacaatgctcattattagagaaatgcaaatcaaaactacaatgaagtatcaccttacaccagtcagaatggccatcatcaaaaaatctacaaacaataaatgctggaatgggtgtggagaaaaggggaccctcttgcTCTgtagatgggaatgtaaattgatacagccaatatggagaacagtatgtagattccttaagaaaaaaaaaaaaaaacctaggaataaaactactatatgacccagcaatcccaccactgggcgtataaccctgagaaaaccataattgaaaaagacacatggaccccaatgttcattgcagcagtatttacaatagctggacatggaagcaacctagatatacatccacagattaatggataaagaagttgtggtacatatatacaatgtaatactcctcagccataaaaaggaacacatttgaggcagttctagtgaggtgaatgaacctagagcccgctatacagactgaagtcagtcagaaagaaaaacaagtgtcatatattaatgcatatatatggaatctagaaaaatgatactaatgaacctatctgcagggcaggaatagagatacagacacAGGGAACAGACTCTGGACATAGCAGGGGAAGAAGAGAGTGGGATgtactgagagagtagcactgaaacatatatattaccatatgtaaatgaGACAGCTAATGAGAAGttgttgtataacacagggagctaaaTGTGGTactctgtgtcaacctagaggggtgggatgaggtggagGGTTGaggggggaggttcaagagggagaggacatgtacacttatggctgattcatgttgctctatgctgctgctgttaagttgcttcagtcatgtccgactctgtgcaaccctgtagacggcagcccaccaggctcccccgtccctgggattcccaggcaagaacactggagtgggttgccatttccttctccaatgcatgaaagtgaaaagtgaaagtgaagttgctcagtcgtgtccgactagtagctaccctgtggactgcagccttccaggctcctctgtccatgggattttccaggcaagagtactggagtggggtgccattgccttctctatggcagaacccaaaacaatattgtaaagcagttatcctccaattaaaaataaatttttaaaaatccccattTGAAAACAGAAGTATATTTTTCACAAAGATCCTAGGTTAAAATGTCTTCTGGGGTCACATGTTATTGGTATCACAGTTCAGCTATATAGTGGGCTAAGCTGTGTCTTGTGGGTTGCCTAGAAATTTATAGCATATGTCACTGTGGAAAATGTATTCTGAGTTCTAAAACACTGATCTACAAATTAACTTTTGGAGTACAATTCTATTTTAGGCTGAAAACTAACTGTacaaattgatttatttatgttAAAATTCATTTCAGTAACCTGAACAGGTTACTAAACAGTTTCATGTTATTCATCTGCTTAAGAATTCTTTGGTCTGAGCTCAACTGTGTCTCATTGTTTATATGCACATTAGAATTCTCAGTGCCTCATACAAATTAATATATAGTATTAAGAAATCTCAGCTCTGTTATAGAGCATTCACTTGAAGATATTACTAATGaagggaaattttattttctaggaaCATTTTGCTTATACATTTTGGATATACTTGTATTACAGGCCCATTAGAATCTATAGAGTATAAAAGTTTAACTTCCAAGATAAGTTGTGGAAATGGaaatttcttgtttaaaaaaaaaaaaattagaacccACTGAgaaatttaccatttaaaaaaatatatagactaTAACATATAGCCCTGTTAACTAGTGATCACTCCAAGACAGACACTTCCTGTTTAACTGAATTTATCATCAGCCATTCTGTTAACACATACTAAGAATCTGTCATGTGGAAGGTACTCTCACATGGAAACATCTAGTCTGCTGTCAGTAGTCTGCAGAATTACATacaattttactatttttttaaatttactattttaGACTAGGGGCGGGGAACATGTTTGCAGATAGTTGGAATACTGTGATAATTTACAGATTGTAGCCTGCCCTATTGGATTTGGAATATAAATTAATTGTGTGTTAAAAGAGGAATACTTAAAGAAAACAATTACCTTTATTCTCAAGGAAAGTATATGGaatatcaataatatatattataatttttcaaatattgctAATTAGTCTTAGAGAATAAAAGTTGGCAGAAGTCACTGGGCCCAAGAAATTACGAGCTATTATTTAAAAGAGGACttgtttataaaaatgtatatatatgtgtgtgtgcatttatttGGGATATTTATAAGTAGTTTCAAGTCAAAGATTAGCTTTCTTGAAAAATTAGAGATCTtagcaaactttattttttctcatgtcACTTATAAGAAGGGGCAATAAGAAGAACTATCTGTGATTTCTCCACCCTAATCCCCTCCTGATACAACTCAAACTTATCATCCTGACTTTCCTTCAAGGAACAAACAATATTACTTGGTATTGTTTctcttctatatttaaaaatgctGTCCTCTGTCAAATAAAGTCTCTGGAATCTGATGTATCTTATGTATCTGATGTATTCATTATAGTATTTCCTTTGGGAGGTCAGTTCTCCCGGGGACAGTAGGTAAGATATTTAACAGTGAGATGTGGGGGCATGCCTCCATACAGTGTTACAGCATGTCACTGGATTACAGCAAGTAGATCTTCTTACAAAATGCTGATTACCCCTTTGTCACTTTgtacatttctgtgctttatttaaGGTGAAGCCGAGAACATACTAGAAACAGAAAAGAGTAAGCTGCAGCTGCCAAAAGGAATGATCACTTTTGAAAGCCTTGAAAAAGCAAGAAGGGAACAGAGTAAATTTTTCATAGACAAATGAAATCATGTTTACCCACCAGATCTCAAAACACAGAATTGTTGACTTGAATCATGACTTTCATAACTTTTTAAATGCTTGCGATTTTGATATAatggatttcattttaaaataataatcaagATGAATTttgttaaactattttaaaataaaatttataccaTTCAACACAAAATTATGGAAGTACTCTGAATAACTTTCAGATTtcctatatatgtgtatgtatcacAAACATCTAAatgtaatgaaatatatttttctgaatttctgaaAGCAAAAGTTCTGGTGCTCTCATTTCTCTGTCATATACACTTTCACTATCACATTAATCTCCCACAGATACTgcttttatttggattttttaattGTGTCCTGTCTCCACATGATAGAAAATGTGCAGTATACTGAAAATGTTAACATGTATACTGCACTTGCTGTGGCCATACACTCTCTGTTTTGCATAAATTCTTACAATCATCCCAACAACCTCATGAGGCAGGCATCATTTCATAGATGTGAAAACTAAGGCATAAAAAAACTGAATTACTCACTCAGGATTATACACAGACAGAACTGAGACATAACCTTAGATGGCTTGGCTCCCGTGTCTACACTCTAAAAGATCTTGAAAAACTTCTGCCTTAATGCATTCTTGACATGCAAAGAGAGCTGTGAAAGACAAAAggtaaaaatattcaaataatgacTCAGGGTATAGTTGCTAGAGAGGCAAGAAGAAGGCAAGGTTAATTAGGATgcctatttttttatttccactCACCAggatataaaacatttatattatatatatttattttatattatatatttatattataagtattttatattatatatttttattttatatagtatataaatataaatataaaatatttatactcaATTTATGCCATTTTTACAGGTGTAAACCCTACATGtgctaatttcaaaatatttattaagacttACTGTGCATCAGGCACTGTTGTACGCACTAGGGCTATATGAGTGAATGTAGAGACAAGGTTGCTATATTCTAGGCAGAGAAGTAAGTTCTAGCGAAGAGTAGGAGATCTGGGGAGAGAATCAATAAACATGAAGGTAAGTTCATGTCTAACAGTGACACGTGCAAATAGGATGATAAAAGAATGATAAGAATGTTGGAGAAGGCTACTTTGATCTTGGACAGTAGGGACTGCCTTTCTGCGGATGACACTTGAGCTAAGACTTGAATGAGGCAGTCCTGTGAAGAACATGAATGGGGACAGGGAAGGGATCTCTAGGCAAAGGGAAGAGCCAGAGGAAGGCTCTGAGACTTGGCATGGCCAGAGAATGAAAGGCGGCCACGGAGAATaccagaaaatgaaatctgaaggGAGAAAACAATTATGAATACAATGGCTGCTACTCTCAAGCATCGCAAGATATAGTTTGAAACAAGAATATTTGTAGATAACTTGGGTGAGGTCTCCAAGGATATGTTGATTTTCTCCATGAAGACAAGGAGGTAAAGGGGAGGGGCATTCTGTGCAGAAGACTGATAAAAGGCAGGTCCATGCATGCCAAGTCCAGGGATCTGCTGCTGCTTGTTCAGTTTACCTGGGGCAAGAAGTTCCTCACATGGGGTACTTGTCATGAAAGGAGCCTGGAGGCACAATTCAGCTCCTCAAAGACCTTGGATGTACACTCCATAGTTAGCT is part of the Capra hircus breed San Clemente chromosome 8, ASM170441v1, whole genome shotgun sequence genome and encodes:
- the PLGRKT gene encoding plasminogen receptor (KT) isoform X2, which encodes MGFIFSKSMNENMKSQQEFMLMNSRLQLERQLIMQNEMRERQMAMQIAWSREFLKYFGTFFGITAVSLTAGAIKGKKPVLIFPMVPLGFVLAYQYDMGYGTLIHRMKGEAENILETEKSKLQLPKGMITFESLEKARREQSKFFIDK
- the PLGRKT gene encoding plasminogen receptor (KT) isoform X1, with translation MGSTPTFWQYPVQTIFEPPPNHLAQVYMLERQLIMQNEMRERQMAMQIAWSREFLKYFGTFFGITAVSLTAGAIKGKKPVLIFPMVPLGFVLAYQYDMGYGTLIHRMKGEAENILETEKSKLQLPKGMITFESLEKARREQSKFFIDK